A stretch of the Helicoverpa zea isolate HzStark_Cry1AcR chromosome 15, ilHelZeax1.1, whole genome shotgun sequence genome encodes the following:
- the LOC124636928 gene encoding myb/SANT-like DNA-binding domain-containing protein 3 isoform X2, producing the protein MDDFKTKERSVNFTKEEISRLQILVDKYKNVLMCKKTDGSSTKQKDHAWHCIAKEFNAVGQVPRNMKQLKYKFENMKRSAKKVASRERQEMRRTGGGNPPSLPPDSEDATDWLRSIMSGSIDGNEAIYDDDIISPNSIVTKVKLDTNTDSEIQHDMPNILKDVVVNTIITDQDKSFDNVENIVPDEVFDASAPHSSLKRPVAPQLSRIIKKKQGKSENIIKQALREKKLTVLDGLHELEMEKIKLSISHQNELHSQLLRHNEEKHKLEVDKLKLEIDILREKKINF; encoded by the exons ATGGATGACTTCAAGACAAA gGAAAGAAGTGTCAATTTTACTAAGGAAGAGATTAGTCGATTGCAGATACttgtagacaaatataaaaatgtacttatgTGTAAAAAAACTGATGGGAgtagtacaaaacaaaaagaccATGCATGGCACTGCATCGCAAAGGAATTTAATGCTGTTGGTCAAGTACCTAGAAACATGAAGcagctaaaatataaatttgaaaatatgaaaagatCTGCAAAGAAG gtAGCAAGTAGAGAACGTCAGGAAATGAGACGCACAGGTGGAGGAAATCCTCCCTCACTTCCTCCAGATTCAGAAGATGCTACTGATTGGTTAAGATCCATTATGTCTGGATCTATTGATGGAAATGAGGCTATATATGATGATGACATTATTTCCCCAAATTCCATTGTTACA AAAGTGAAACTAGACACAAATACTGATAGTGAAATTCAACATGACATGCCCAATATACTCAAG GATGTTGTAGTCAACACAATTATTACAGATCAAGACAAAAGTTTTGATAATGTTGAAAATATTGTCCCAGATGAAGTTTTTGATGCTAGTGCCCCACATTCATCACTAAAGAGACCAGTAGCACCACAACTAAgtc gtatcataaagaaaaaacaagggAAGAgtgaaaatatcataaaacaagCACTAAGGGAAAAGAAACTGACAGTTTTAGATGGCCTTCATGAGTTGGAGATGGAAAAGATAAAGTTATCTATTAGTCACCAAAATGAATTACACAGCCAGTTACTGAGGCACAATGAAGAAAAACATAAGCTTGAAGTGGATAAACTTAAACTTGAAATAGATATTTTAagggagaaaaaaataaatttttaa
- the LOC124636927 gene encoding putative nuclease HARBI1, with product MSLVRDILWESSSSDDENYNDLPNSRKKKVYQPRVNRFLKWNEQEFLDRFRISKGLARALASHLAPLLQTRTMKNFAVTPEQQIIMALEFYACGSFQRCIGDAAGVHKSTVCRIIHRVSRAIAGLRTDWIAMPKNIEEMETEAKKFYEICAFPKVIGTIDCTHIPIKSPGGADAETYRNRKQVFSLNVQVITNAEMYITNIVARWPGSCHDSHIFNSSVIKGRLEDGEFDGFWLLGDKGYANKPYLLTPLRNPVTEAEKLYNESHIRTRNIVERSFGCWKKRFPAVSWKLRTNTARAQCAIVAMAVLYNICKKLRDPMPTCYDSDNESSDSDDNDLTSAYVSQHDEHNRNMLINTYFDRLH from the exons atgtctttAGTACGTGATATTTTATGGGAATCTAGTTCTTCTGACGAcgaaaattataatgatttacCTAATTCTCGAAAGAAAAAAGTGTATCAACCACGTGTTAATCGATTCCTAAAATGGAATGAGCAGGAGTTCTTGGATAGATTTCGGATTTCCAAAGGTTTAGCACGAGCCCTGGCTTCTCATTTAGCACCATTGCTCCAAACCAGAACCATGAA aaaCTTTGCAGTTACTCCAGAGCAGCAAATAATAATGGCATTGGAATTTTACGCATGTGGTTCTTTTCAACGCTGCATTGGGGATGCTGCAGGTGTTCACAAATCTACTGTTTGTCGAATAATTCATCGAGTGAGCAGAGCTATAGCCGGACTAAGAACAGACTGGATTGCAATGCCTAAAAATATTGAGGAAATGGAAACTGAGGCCaaaaaattttatgaaatatgtgCATTTCCTAAAGTAATAGGAACTATAGACTGCACACATATACCAATCAAATCGCCAGGTGGTGCAGATGCAGAAACATATAGAAATAGAAAACAGGTATTTTCTCTTAATGTGCAAGTAATCACAAATGCTGAGATGTACATTACAAATATAGTTGCTAGATGGCCTGGAAGCTGTCACGACAGCCATATTTTCAACAGCAGTGTCATTAAGGGACGCCTAGAAGATGGAGAATTTGATGGTTTTTGGTTACTAGGAGACAAAGGTTATGCCAATAAACCATATTTGCTAACACCTCTACGTAATCCTGTTACAGAAGCTGAAAAACTGTACAATGAAAGTCATATTCGTACTAGAAATATTGTAGAACGCAGTTTTGGTTGTTGGAAAAAAAGGTTTCCTGCAGTGTCATGGAAACTCAGAACAAATACAGCAAGAGCCCAATGTGCTATAGTGGCAATGGCTGTCCTATATAATATTTGCAAGAAATTGAGAGACCCGATGCCAACATGTTACGACTCTGATAATGAATCATCAGATTCTGATGACAATGACCTGACCTCTGCATATGTTAGCCAGCATGACGAGCATAATAGGAATATgctaataaatacttattttgataGATTACATTAA
- the LOC124636928 gene encoding myb/SANT-like DNA-binding domain-containing protein 3 isoform X1 produces MDDFKTKERSVNFTKEEISRLQILVDKYKNVLMCKKTDGSSTKQKDHAWHCIAKEFNAVGQVPRNMKQLKYKFENMKRSAKKVASRERQEMRRTGGGNPPSLPPDSEDATDWLRSIMSGSIDGNEAIYDDDIISPNSIVTIPIIHKDKDFDEIPPIQKKVKLDTNTDSEIQHDMPNILKDVVVNTIITDQDKSFDNVENIVPDEVFDASAPHSSLKRPVAPQLSRIIKKKQGKSENIIKQALREKKLTVLDGLHELEMEKIKLSISHQNELHSQLLRHNEEKHKLEVDKLKLEIDILREKKINF; encoded by the exons ATGGATGACTTCAAGACAAA gGAAAGAAGTGTCAATTTTACTAAGGAAGAGATTAGTCGATTGCAGATACttgtagacaaatataaaaatgtacttatgTGTAAAAAAACTGATGGGAgtagtacaaaacaaaaagaccATGCATGGCACTGCATCGCAAAGGAATTTAATGCTGTTGGTCAAGTACCTAGAAACATGAAGcagctaaaatataaatttgaaaatatgaaaagatCTGCAAAGAAG gtAGCAAGTAGAGAACGTCAGGAAATGAGACGCACAGGTGGAGGAAATCCTCCCTCACTTCCTCCAGATTCAGAAGATGCTACTGATTGGTTAAGATCCATTATGTCTGGATCTATTGATGGAAATGAGGCTATATATGATGATGACATTATTTCCCCAAATTCCATTGTTACA attcccATAATTCACAAAGataaggattttgatgaaattcctCCTATACAAAAA AAAGTGAAACTAGACACAAATACTGATAGTGAAATTCAACATGACATGCCCAATATACTCAAG GATGTTGTAGTCAACACAATTATTACAGATCAAGACAAAAGTTTTGATAATGTTGAAAATATTGTCCCAGATGAAGTTTTTGATGCTAGTGCCCCACATTCATCACTAAAGAGACCAGTAGCACCACAACTAAgtc gtatcataaagaaaaaacaagggAAGAgtgaaaatatcataaaacaagCACTAAGGGAAAAGAAACTGACAGTTTTAGATGGCCTTCATGAGTTGGAGATGGAAAAGATAAAGTTATCTATTAGTCACCAAAATGAATTACACAGCCAGTTACTGAGGCACAATGAAGAAAAACATAAGCTTGAAGTGGATAAACTTAAACTTGAAATAGATATTTTAagggagaaaaaaataaatttttaa